The sequence GTGTTGAATACGAAAAAGAACGGAATAATCGCCGTGCGCATGTCATACGCAAAGCCCTGAAGTCCGGTCTTTATGGGGTCGGAATCCGCTATTGCCGCCGCAGCGTACGCCGCAAGCCCCACAGGGGGAGTATCGTCCGCCAGTATGCCGAAATAGAAGCAGAAGAGGTGTGCCGCCATGAGCGGAACAACAAATCCGTACAAACCTCCCACCTCAACAATGATCGGCGCGGTGAGAGATGCCATGACTATGTATGTGGCGGTTGTCGGAAGCCCCATGCCGAGAAGAAGGCTGGCAATAGCTGTTATTATAAGAAGCAGGAATATGCTGCCTCCGGAAAGCTGCTCAACGATCATAGTGATCATGCCGCCGATGCCCATGTTCACAACACCGACTATGATGCCTGCGGATGCTGTGGCAAGGGCAACGGCAACCATGTTTCTGCTGCCCGCTATAAATCCCTGACACATTGTCATCACTGAATCGAAAAAGCCTTTGCCGAGTCCTATGGCTTTATCCTTCAGTCCGTTTCTTATCCCGCGCACAAGTATTATGGCGATAAGAACAATGATAGCGTTGAACGCCGCTTTTTCCGGCGAGTGACGGAGAACAACAAGCTCATAAACAAGCATGGCAATGGGGAGCATATAATGCAGACCGCCCTTAAGCGTGGCAAAAAAACCGGGTATCTCCTCTTTTGGAAGCCCCTTCATGCCGAGCTTGCTTGCTTCGAGATGTACAACGTAGAAAAGCGCCGTGTATGAAACAAAAGCCGGTATCGCAGCCGCTTTAACCACCTCAAGGTATGGTACATTGACGTACTCCGCTATGATGAAGGCGGCAGCGCCCATGATAGGGGGCATTATCTGCCCGTCCGTGCTGGCGGCAACTTCGATGGCAGCCGCTTTCTTGGCGGGGTAGCCGACTTTTTTCATGAGAGGTATAGTGAATGTTCCCGTTGTTACCACGTTGGCGATACTGGAACCGGAGACAAGTCCGGTGAGCCCGCTTGCGACTATTGCCGCTTTAGCCGGTCCGCCCTTGTATTTGCCGAGAAGAGAAAGTGCCAGATCGATAAAAAACTTGCCCGCTCCCGCTTTGTCAAGCATGGAGCCGAGAAGAACGAACAGATAAACTATAGAAGCGGAAACTCCGAGGGGGATTCCGTATATTCCTTCCGTGGAAAGTGAGATCTGGTTGAGATATTTATTAAGAGAAACACCCTTGAACGCCAGAACATCGGGCATGTGGGGTCCGAGGAAGGCGTAAGCTGTGAATGCGAGTGCTATCACTGTGAGTGCCGGTCCTATTGAGCGTCTTGTAGCTTCCAGCAGAAGCACAAGGATAGCGAGACCCGCTACAATGTCTATGGTAATCGGCGCACCCTGACGGGTAGCCAGCCCTTCCCACGCCAGCATGATGTAAAGCGCGGAAACGGCTCCGACTGCTGCCAGAGTGTAGTCCAGAATACTTATCTTATTTAATGATACTAGTTTTTTAAGCCATCCCGAGGGTTTTTTCACTATAGGGATGTTAAGAAAAAGAAGAACGATCGCAAATGCGAGGTGTATTGCCCTTGTTTTTGTGCTGTCAAGAATGAGCCAGCTTGCCAGTGAAAGCTGGAAGAGAGCCCATGCCACTGCTATGACGCCGATAAGAATGCGCTCAAATTTGCGGAGGTGCCTTATCTCCCCCGTTTCCTCTCGCAGAAACTCTTCTGCTGATTTAATTTTTCTGCTCATAGAAACCCCTTGAATAAAAAGAAAACCCGCCCCTGAGGGCGGATGCTCTTTAAAAATTTTTAGATTACTGGATAAGAGACTTGTCTATGAACTTATCGAGTCCCGCCTCTTTGTAGTACTTAAGCGCGCCGGGATGTATCGGAGCGGAAAGACCCTGAAGCAGTTCCTCTTTCTCAAGGTTTGCGAAAGCAGGGTGGATTTTCTTAAATTCTTCAAAGTTATCGAAAACCTCTTTGGTGATGGCGTAAACCACGTTAGCGTCCACATCTGCCGAGGTAACGAGAGTAGCCTTCACGCCCACGCTCTCAATATCTGTTTTATTAATTGCGGTGGGGTAGTCCTTAAGAGATATTTTAGCCTTCGCGTAGTATGGGTACTTGGCAATGAGCTTGTCAACGGGGGCGCCGGTTATGGGCACTATCATAACCTTGATTCTGCCTGAGGTAGCTTCCTTTATATTGCCGTTGGGGTGTCCCACTGTGTAGAAGAAAGCGTCAAGCCTTTCATCCTGAAGAAGACCGGGGGCTTCAACAGCTTTGATATATTCCGCTTTGAGGTCGCTTTCCTTAATCCCGAAGGCTTCAAAAAGGTCTTTGGAGTTCTGGAGCTGACCGGAACCGGGGTTGCCCACATTTACTCTTTTGTCTTTGAGGGTCATTATGTCTTTGATACCGCTTGCCTCTGAAGCAATGAGGGTGATTGTTTCGGGGTGAACGGAGAAAACGGATCTGAGTTTTTTCTGAGGTCCTTTGTCTTTCCATTCATCCTGTCCGTAGAATGCTTTATATTGAATGTCTGACTGGGCGATGCCGAACTCAAGGTCTCCTGCGAGGACGGCGTTGACGTTGTAAACTGAACCGCCTGTTGATTCAACAGTGGCTTTGATGCCGTATTCTTTTGACTTTGTGTTTACCATGCGGCTGATTGCTCCGCCTGTGGGATAGTAAACCCCGGTAACGCCGCCTGTACCTATCGTAACGAAAGTAGTTTTGGCGAAAGAAACGGGAACTGCTGCTGCGACTATGAAAAGAGCCGCAATAAGAACTGTAAGTTTCCTCATGCTTTTCCTCCTTTATTTGTCCCCGAGCCGCACCACAGAGTTTAGCTGTGCTGTAATCCGGTTCAGGGAATTACATACTGTTTAACTTATTGAGAAAAAAGGTAAGACCGCCGCAAAAAAGAACGGTCAAGAGGGAACAGGCGCAGGTCCGCAGCGCTCCCCTATATCTAAGAATAGCTGATTGCGCCTTTATGTGTCAACATTTTCCTTAAGATGGAAATAATAAAATAACCTTTAATTATCAATCATTATGCTTAATTTTTACTCACTCCCTCATATCATCGGTTAAATGTTAATCAGGTTTGACCTCCGGACAATCTGCGGGCTGTTCAGCGTAATTGAAAATATAAGCCTATTTATCAACGGACTGCTTGAATAGCTGTTATTTTAAGTGTAGTATTAAAAAATATAATTTTTTTCCGGTGTGTGGATAATGGGTCTGTTTGAAAGAGAAAAGCGTTCTCATCAGCGAACGCAGCTTCGTACTGAGTTTTTTATACGAAAGGAAGGTGAGGGCGAGTTGTTTGAATCCTTCAAGGTCGTGGACATATCAGAAAACGGCATGCGTGTCAAAGACAACGGAAAACTGAGAGGCTCGGCTGTTCTTGAAATCGGAACCTATGACAAGGTGAAAAATTTAGGAATCGGAGACGCGGGTGAGCACCCGGGGTACGATACTCTGTTTGTGGGGATCATGAAGGGGCGTGCCGTGTGGTTCGACGAGCACTGGACAGGCATAGAAATATATGAAATATCAAAAGAATGCGCCGAAAAGCTGCGCATGCTTGCCGATTAGGTTATTATAAATTTTCATCCGGTGAATAATGAATACTTCTTTTAAGCTGCCCGGAACCGTTGAATGGAAAAACGGTGAACTCTATTTCCTTGACCAAACCCTGCTCCCTCTTGAGATAATATCCGAGAAACAGGAAAACGCCGAACAGGTCTGGGACTCCATAAAAAGGCTCAAGGTCAGGGGGGCTCCGGCAATAGGCATAGCAGGGGCATACGGTCTTGCCGTAGGGATGAGGAATAAGCTTCGTCTTTCTGCGGACGGATTTCTGAAAGAGCTCGCCCGCTGCGCCGAATATCTTAATTCATCACGCCCTACCGCAGTTAACCTGAGCTGGGCGTTAAAGAGGATTGTCGGCAGAGTGAGCGAAAGCGGTCTGGACAGTGCGGAGGCGATGTACAGGCTCCTTGTGACCGAAGCGGAGCTCATACACGCCGAGGATCGCGCCATATGTGAGGGCATAGGCAGGCACGGCGCAGGACTGATTAAAGAAGAGGCAGGGGTGCTTACCCACTGTAACGCGGGCTCTCTTGCCACATCGGGTATAGGCACGGCAACCGCGCCGATGTATACAGCTCATGCTGAGGGGCGCAGGTTCAGGGTTTTTTCCGATGAGACACGACCGCTTCTTCAGGGCGCGCGACTTACGTCATGGGAGCTTCAGCGCGCAGGGCTCGATGTTACGCTGATATGCGACAATATGGCTGCCTCTGTAATGGCAAAGGGATGGATAAATCTTGTGATAGTCGGAACTGACAGGGTAACCGCCAACGGGGATGTCGCCAATAAAATAGGCACACTGGGTGTCGCTGTCATGGCGAAGCATTTCGGCATACCCTTCTATGTTGCCTGCCCTTCATCAACTGTGGATCTTGCCACCGCTTGCGGCGCTGATATTGAGATAGAAGAACGGGATGCCGAGGAAGTAACATCCTTCGGGGAGAGACGCACGGCACCCGAGAATATTAAGGTGTGTAATCCGGCTTTTGATGTAACGCCGAATGAACTGATAACCGGAATTATCACAGAGAAAGGCATTATAAAAGCTCCGTACGGAGAGACACTGGTAAGGCTGTTCGGAAAATAGAGCAGGCGCTGTTTTTCGGGACTGCCTATGACCGCAATCCCGAAATCTCTTATGATTTCAGCGTGAGAGAGCTTTCAGTACATCACCGAGAGAAACCAGCCCGATAAGTTCTTCGTTTTCTATTACTGGAAGACGATGGACATATTTTTCAAGCATGATCCTTGCCGCTTCCTTAACATCGGCATCAGGGCTCACGGTGTATCTCGGCTCAGACATAACCATGCGGACAGAATTGTCCGTAAGTTCTTTGATGTCGATGAGCGGAATGGCGTCCGCATCGTTAAGGATGTCGGGCAGCGCCATCATAACATCCGACTCACTGAAAACACCCACTATTTTGTTGCTGCTGTTAACAACAGGAAGACCCGAAATTTTGTTTGTTCTGAGGCGTAGAATAACCTCTTTTATCGTCTCGTCAGGTCTTGCGGTAACGACCTTTGTTGTCATTATGTCTCTGATCTTCAAATTAAACCCCTTTACATCTGCATTGCTATATCTTTAAGCAGATCGCGGAGAATTACCCCGTCGGGAGATTTCGGCAGTGTCCTTGTGAAACGTATTTCACTGGGCAGGGCGATTTCTCCGATTTCTTCAATAATCCGCTCTCTCAATTCTCTGACAGTGGTGTCGTGGTAACTTTCGTCTATCTCTTTTTTAAGAACGCAGAACGCAATAAGGGCATCCCCGCGTTTCTCATCGGGAATGCTGACCACGGCGCAATCTTCAACATTGTCGTGTGTTTTTATCGCTTCTTCAATCTCAATCAAGCTGAGCCTTTTACCGCCCAGATGGAGAACATCGTCCAGCCTGCCTTTGAGGGTGAGATAACCCTCTGAATTGATTTCGGCGGAGTCTCCTGTTTTGAAGAATACATTATTATTATAAGATTTCCAGTAAATTTTTTTATAAGTGTCATAGGAATTATTTATAGTTCTGCATAGTGAAGGCATAGGCTTGTCCAGAACCAGAGCGCCCTGAGTGCCCGGTTCGGGGAGAATTTCACCGCTGGCGCTGTTTATAATTTTCACAGACACTCCGGGAAGGGGCTTTGCCACTGTACCCGGGCGGCATTCCTCATAACCGGGTATGGCTGACGCAATAGCGCCTCCTGTCTCGGTAATAGAGTATATGTCGAAAAGGGCGGCGTTATAATTACCCAGCGCCTTTGCTGTCCATTCTCTCACATCGTCGGTCATTTTTTCACCGCCGGTGGCTATCAGCTCAAGGGTGTCCAGCTTCATATACTTTTTCTTTTTCTGCGATGCGTTCATAAGAGATTTCAATATCGACGGTCTGGTGTAGAGTTTGTTTACGCAGAATTTATCGCATATATCGTAAAATCTGTGTGCGTTGTCCATGTCTATGGTGTCTTCAAACACCAGAACAGTTTCACCCGCCATCAGCGGACCGTACACAAGGTAGGAGTGTCCGGTTATCCACGCTATGTCCGCCGTGCACCAGAAGGTATCCGTGTCCCGCGCGTCAAACATCAGCAGATAAGAGAAATACGCCCAAAGGAGATAGCCCGCGGTATGGAACACAAGGGCTTTGGGGTCTTTCATATTGGTCGAGGTATACAGCATGAACATCGGGTCTTCCGCCCGCGCGTATTCCTGTCCATGGTTTTTGGCTATGGAGTAGTGCTCATCGCTTATCAGATCATGGAACCAGATGTCTCTCAGCGGTTTCATGTGTACCCTTTTTGATACCCGCTCAACAACTATGCAGTACTGAGGCTGATGATCCGATATGATGAGGGCGTTGTCCAGTTTGCTTTTCAGGTTCTGATTGGCTGTTACCGTTCCGTCCGCCGTGATTATTACCTTCGGACGGCAGTCGTTTATTCTGTCCGCAAGAGAGTCTGTGGAGTAGCTTGTGTGATAAACAATGTGCACCGCGCCCAGTTTGACACAGGCGAGCATGGAAATGATAAGCTCGGGTATGTTCGGCAGATGCAGAAGAACTTTGTCCCCCTTTTTCAGTCCGAGTTTTTTCAGCGCGGAGGCGCATTTTATTATTTCGGAGTAAAGTGACTGGTATGTGTATACCATCTGAGCGTGGTCGGCGCCTTTCCATATTATAGCTGCTTTGTTTTTCTTCGTTGTCGTCAGGTGCTTACCCAGAATATTTTCAAGCGGGCAGAGGGTTCCGTTTTCGTAAAATCTCGGCGCTTGCTTCTCTCCCCAGTACAGGGAGGTGTATTCCTTTTCCCAAACAAGATATTTCTTCGCCAGATAATCATGGAGTTTTTCGTAGTCTCCGCTGAGGGAGCGTATTTTATCCATCTCTGCTTTATCAAGGGAATGTCTCTGAAAATTTTTGCAGTTTTCTGTCAGTCTGGAATAAACGGACATGTTCCACCTCTGTAATGCTGGAAAATAACACGTTTGTTTAAAAATGTACAAGGACAAAATATATATTTATTATGCCAATAGGCGTGTTGAGAATAAAATATGTAATTTTATGTTTTAAGCTGTGCTGTTAAAATGCCCATGTTCTGTTTTTATCGTCCTATTATTTTAGAGAAATACCTCTTTGTTGAATCCTGAAGCTTACTTGTCGCCTTAAACGCCTCTTTGAGAAGATCCGCCTCCTGCTCGCTCAGGGTGTCGGGATCCATGTAATGGCTGGGGCTCTCACCCTGTTCTATAAGGTTTATCTCATTCTGAAGACGCAGATAGGTAAATGACTCAAAGGCTGCCTTAAGGTTCTCAACGGTAGATTTGTTGAACAGCCTCCTTTCAAGGAGAACATCAAGCCTGTCAAGGGTTGTGACTGCGTGCACACCCTCCTGAAGAGTGAACATGCGGGCGCAGTCAACTATAAAGATGCTGCCGTTCTCCTTAAGGGATAGCTTGCCTTTGTGTTCCTTCTCGCCGGAGGTTATGAATCTGCCGATGAGATTCAGGGGAACCTTGTGCTTGAAATCCAGCTCCATCATCTGGAAAAGGAAAAGAGGGTTGGCTTTTATTTCCTGAAAAACGGTTTCCCTGAGGCTTGCGCACAGCGATTCCTCACCGATAATCGGCATGAAGTCGAAAAATATGGACGAATAGCGTACTCTCTGCGGTTCGGGCACACGTATCCACCTGCTTACTCTTTCCTTCCATTCCGAAAGCCGCCCGCGCCAGCTTGGGTTGTTCACCATCACCTTTCCGTTGCAGAGGTGATAGCCTATGTCCGCAAGCGCAGAAACCAGCCTTTCGGCGAAGGGGTCGAAGAATGCCTCCACCTGTTCATGGAGCTCCTCCGGATAGTCTTCAAATATGAAGCCGTTGTCCTGATCGGGTCCGAGGAGCATCTCCTTACGCCCTCCGCTGCCCATGATTATGAAGGTGTATTTTATCGGCGGAACACTGTGACCTTCTTTTACCATAGACTGAAGCACCACCTCAAAGCAGCGGCGTATTATGCTGTGGTGAATGTATGAGAGTATCTCCATTGTTTCCACATGGGAGCGGTTTTCGGCCAGAAGTATCTTGGCGACCTTGACTATTTCGCCTCTTATGCGGGTAAGCTCCTCAATCGTTTCCGCCTCTTTTGCGCTGCCCACGAGGAGCATTGATTTCTGGCTGCGGAACTTCATCAGATCCTGAATGGAGACTATGCCGACAATATTCTGCCCGTCAAGGATCGGCAGATGTCTTATGCTGTGGCGGAGCATGAAGGTTGCCGCTTCATACATATAAGTGTCCGGTGTCATGAAATAAGGTTCAGGAGTCATTACGTCTTTGGCTGTAAAATGCCTCAGGCAGTTTTCCGTGTCGGTGGCAAGCACCTTGCGCACCATGTCTCTCTCTGTGATGATGCCCGTCATCTTCCCCGTTCCGTCGCATACCACAAGGGCTGCTATGTCCTGCTCGGTCATCTTCATGGCTATTTCCCGCACAGAGGTTGAGAGGGAGCATGTTTCGACAGGTCTGGACATTATTTCAGTCAGGCGCTTCTGAAACGGGTAAGCCTCAATCTGCGCCATGGGGTCAAGGGATTTGTGCTCCGTCATTTCTCGATAGAGCTTTCTGATCTGCGAATAGATCGCTTTGCTGAAATAGTTCGATATTATAGGGTGCTGCTGGGCAAGACTGAGCAGCGGCTCTTTCGGAATAAGCAGACAATGAGTGGCTTCCGTGGTTTTTGCTCCGGCGGCATAGCTCTCGCTTGTGAATATGGGCGACCAGCCGAAGAATCCTCCGGATTTCCGGTAGTCAACAATCATCTCCACGCCTTCGCTTGTTTCCGCTGTTATTTCCACCTGACCTTTTTGAATGAAATAAAGATAACCGCTTGGCTCAGACTTCTGAGTGAAAATAACGACGCCGTCGGGGTAAACAACAGTTTCGGACAGCGCCTCAAGCTCATCCGCGGCTTTTGCGGGAATATGTTTAAAGGGCTCGCACTCGTAAAGTCTCTTAAGCTCGCTCATAGTATTACCCCGTGAATGAATGCTTTGAGTCATTATAACAAAAAAGTCTCCAGTCGGAGACTTTTTCGGAAAAAAACATGAATATAAAGACGGTTCAGCAGTCGCTTATTCGGCTGTCGCTTCCTTCTTCTTCCTGCCGAACACAAAAGGGTGCGCCTGCTGACGGAGAATGAAGTCCGCGAAAATCTTACCCCATATGGTTATTCCTGCCATTGCAGACCACTTATCATAGGGATAGCCGAGTGCTATTACACCAAAGGCGGTCCAGAGAGTGAAAAGTCCCGCAACGAGGTTTATTGTCCCTGCGAACGGAGCCCATTTTTTGGGGTTCGCAGGCGGTTCGCCGCGTTTGACAGCGACCTCAGAGTAATTATTCTGTATTAAAATACGCCACGCGCGGCGGAGCCAGAAAAAGGTCAATGGGAACAGCGCAAGAAACAAAACCCATGTGAGCGCCAGACTAACGTAAGAATAATGCATGTAAAAACTCCTTTTAATATTACGGCAACCTGTACCTTCTTCTTAAAGCGCTCCGCCGGAAGACGCTCCGGCGGAGCATTGGTTAATCAAGCTTGGTCAAAGGAAAGAGGTCTATCAGTGTCCGCCAGTGGCTTCGCCGGCGCCTCTGGGGATACGTACGCTTTCTACCATCTCAGCTATATGAGAGGGAACGGGTGCTGTCATGTTCTTCACAGCGAAAGCCACTGCGAAGTTGATAACTGCGCCTATTGCTCCGAAGGCGTTGGGAGATATTCCGAAGAAGAAGTCCTTACCGCCGAAGAGGGCATAAAATTCAGTTCCTTTGACGTAGAATATTCCGGTGTGAGCAAAGACATAGAACATTGTGGCGAGAAGACCCGCGAGCATGCCCGCTATTGCGCCCTGTTTGTTCATTGTTTTGCTGAATATTCCCATCATCAGAGCAGGGAAGATGGATGATGCCGCAAGACCGAACGCTATCGCCACCGTGCCTGCCGCGAAATCGGGCGGGTTCATGCCGAGGTAGCCTGCGCCGACTATTGCCGCAGCCATTGCGATTCGTCCTGCCATCAGCTCGCCTTTTTCTGTGAGATCCTTCATGAACATGTTTTTCAGAAGGTCATGTGAAACGGCGGATGATATAGCAAGGAGAAGACCCGCAGCCGTTGAGAGAGCCGCCGCAAGACCGCCTGCCGCCACAAGTGCTATGACCCAGTTAGGGAGCCTTGCGATTTCAGGGTTTGCGAGAACCATAATATCGTTGTTAACTGAGAGTTCGTTGCCCTGCCAGCCTGCTGCTTCTGCCTGTGCGAGGAATTCAGCGTTCTTTGATTTATCGTTGTAGTACTGGATGCGTCCGTCTGCGTTTTTGTCTTCATACGTGAGGAGTCCTGTAACTTCCCAGCGTTTGAACCATTCGGGACGGCTGTCATACTGAACGCTTGCCTCTTCGGCGAAAACATCGCCGCCGGACTTAACGGCTGTGTTGATTGTGGCGTGAAGGTTAAGACGAGCCATAGCCGCAACTGCGGGGGCAGTTGTGTAAAGGATCGCTATGAAAACAAGCGCCCAGCCTGCTGAGGAGCGGGCGTCCTTAACCTTGGGAACAGTGAAGAAGCGGATAATAACGTGGGGCAGACCCGCAGTACCGATCATCAGCGAAACAGTGTACACAAACATATTCAGCCTGTCCCCGGGGAGTGCGGTTGTGTACTTCCCGAAGCCGAGGTCGTTTACGATGTGGTCAAGCTTTTCGAGCATGTGCATGTCTGAACCGCTGAAAGTTGAACCGAGACCGAGCTGAGGAATGGGGTTGCCTGTGAGCTGGAATGATATGAATATCGCGGGGATTGTATACGCGAGGATCAGTACGCAGTACTGGGCAACCTGAGTATAGGTAATCCCTTTCATACCGCCGAAAACCGCGTAAACAAAAACTATCGCCATACCGACTACAACACCTACGTTATTGGAGACACCGAGAAAGCGGGAAAATGCCACGCCGACACCGGTCATCTGACCGATAATATACGTGGTTGAAGCTACCAGAAGACAAATTACCGCCACAATTGTTGCTGTGTCGGAGTAGAAACGTGCTTTAAAGAAATCAGGTACTGTAAATTTTCCGAACTTTCTGAGATAAGGTGCCAGAAGCATAGCGAGGAGAACATATCCTCCTGTCCAGCCCATAAGGAACAGAGCGCCGCCGTAGCCCATATAGCCGATCATGCCCGCCATAGAGATGAAGGACGCAGCAGACATCCAGTCCGCTCCGGTCGCCATACCGTTCATGATGGGGTGAACGCCGCCGCCTGCTACATAAAACTCTTTAGTACTGCCGGCGCGCGCCCAGAATGCTATACCTATGTAAAGGGCGAATGTTAAACCGACTACCAGATAAATCGTTGCTTGCAAACTCATTATGCCCTCCTTACTTTTCTTCTACATCAAATTCTTCGTCAATTTTGCCCATCAGCTTTGCATAGATGAAGATGAGAGCGACAAAGATATAGATGGAGCCCTGCTGTGCAAACCAGAAACCGAGGGGATAACCGCCGAGTTTGATTTTGTCCAGCGCGCTTGCGAACATAATTCCTGCTCCGTAAGAGCATAAGAACCATACGATCAGGACGTTGCGAATGAGTCCTAATACTTTTTTCCAGTAAAGCTCATGTGACTTTTCCATAAAAACAACACCTCGCTAAGTTAATTCTGTACTCCTGTGGTTTTCTGAC is a genomic window of Geovibrio thiophilus containing:
- a CDS encoding TRAP transporter permease; translated protein: MSRKIKSAEEFLREETGEIRHLRKFERILIGVIAVAWALFQLSLASWLILDSTKTRAIHLAFAIVLLFLNIPIVKKPSGWLKKLVSLNKISILDYTLAAVGAVSALYIMLAWEGLATRQGAPITIDIVAGLAILVLLLEATRRSIGPALTVIALAFTAYAFLGPHMPDVLAFKGVSLNKYLNQISLSTEGIYGIPLGVSASIVYLFVLLGSMLDKAGAGKFFIDLALSLLGKYKGGPAKAAIVASGLTGLVSGSSIANVVTTGTFTIPLMKKVGYPAKKAAAIEVAASTDGQIMPPIMGAAAFIIAEYVNVPYLEVVKAAAIPAFVSYTALFYVVHLEASKLGMKGLPKEEIPGFFATLKGGLHYMLPIAMLVYELVVLRHSPEKAAFNAIIVLIAIILVRGIRNGLKDKAIGLGKGFFDSVMTMCQGFIAGSRNMVAVALATASAGIIVGVVNMGIGGMITMIVEQLSGGSIFLLLIITAIASLLLGMGLPTTATYIVMASLTAPIIVEVGGLYGFVVPLMAAHLFCFYFGILADDTPPVGLAAYAAAAIADSDPIKTGLQGFAYDMRTAIIPFFFVFNTDLILHDIFSWTQGILVFVMACCGAFAFTSAVQGWYITRNKWYEIPFFLFACLVLFHPGSINEYLNIPESSRYLVYLIGLGVMGLLYLEQKFRAGRQTA
- a CDS encoding acyl-CoA synthetase, which translates into the protein MSVYSRLTENCKNFQRHSLDKAEMDKIRSLSGDYEKLHDYLAKKYLVWEKEYTSLYWGEKQAPRFYENGTLCPLENILGKHLTTTKKNKAAIIWKGADHAQMVYTYQSLYSEIIKCASALKKLGLKKGDKVLLHLPNIPELIISMLACVKLGAVHIVYHTSYSTDSLADRINDCRPKVIITADGTVTANQNLKSKLDNALIISDHQPQYCIVVERVSKRVHMKPLRDIWFHDLISDEHYSIAKNHGQEYARAEDPMFMLYTSTNMKDPKALVFHTAGYLLWAYFSYLLMFDARDTDTFWCTADIAWITGHSYLVYGPLMAGETVLVFEDTIDMDNAHRFYDICDKFCVNKLYTRPSILKSLMNASQKKKKYMKLDTLELIATGGEKMTDDVREWTAKALGNYNAALFDIYSITETGGAIASAIPGYEECRPGTVAKPLPGVSVKIINSASGEILPEPGTQGALVLDKPMPSLCRTINNSYDTYKKIYWKSYNNNVFFKTGDSAEINSEGYLTLKGRLDDVLHLGGKRLSLIEIEEAIKTHDNVEDCAVVSIPDEKRGDALIAFCVLKKEIDESYHDTTVRELRERIIEEIGEIALPSEIRFTRTLPKSPDGVILRDLLKDIAMQM
- a CDS encoding TAXI family TRAP transporter solute-binding subunit, which produces MRKLTVLIAALFIVAAAVPVSFAKTTFVTIGTGGVTGVYYPTGGAISRMVNTKSKEYGIKATVESTGGSVYNVNAVLAGDLEFGIAQSDIQYKAFYGQDEWKDKGPQKKLRSVFSVHPETITLIASEASGIKDIMTLKDKRVNVGNPGSGQLQNSKDLFEAFGIKESDLKAEYIKAVEAPGLLQDERLDAFFYTVGHPNGNIKEATSGRIKVMIVPITGAPVDKLIAKYPYYAKAKISLKDYPTAINKTDIESVGVKATLVTSADVDANVVYAITKEVFDNFEEFKKIHPAFANLEKEELLQGLSAPIHPGALKYYKEAGLDKFIDKSLIQ
- a CDS encoding DUF4212 domain-containing protein → MEKSHELYWKKVLGLIRNVLIVWFLCSYGAGIMFASALDKIKLGGYPLGFWFAQQGSIYIFVALIFIYAKLMGKIDEEFDVEEK
- a CDS encoding DUF294 nucleotidyltransferase-like domain-containing protein is translated as MSELKRLYECEPFKHIPAKAADELEALSETVVYPDGVVIFTQKSEPSGYLYFIQKGQVEITAETSEGVEMIVDYRKSGGFFGWSPIFTSESYAAGAKTTEATHCLLIPKEPLLSLAQQHPIISNYFSKAIYSQIRKLYREMTEHKSLDPMAQIEAYPFQKRLTEIMSRPVETCSLSTSVREIAMKMTEQDIAALVVCDGTGKMTGIITERDMVRKVLATDTENCLRHFTAKDVMTPEPYFMTPDTYMYEAATFMLRHSIRHLPILDGQNIVGIVSIQDLMKFRSQKSMLLVGSAKEAETIEELTRIRGEIVKVAKILLAENRSHVETMEILSYIHHSIIRRCFEVVLQSMVKEGHSVPPIKYTFIIMGSGGRKEMLLGPDQDNGFIFEDYPEELHEQVEAFFDPFAERLVSALADIGYHLCNGKVMVNNPSWRGRLSEWKERVSRWIRVPEPQRVRYSSIFFDFMPIIGEESLCASLRETVFQEIKANPLFLFQMMELDFKHKVPLNLIGRFITSGEKEHKGKLSLKENGSIFIVDCARMFTLQEGVHAVTTLDRLDVLLERRLFNKSTVENLKAAFESFTYLRLQNEINLIEQGESPSHYMDPDTLSEQEADLLKEAFKATSKLQDSTKRYFSKIIGR
- a CDS encoding sodium:solute symporter family protein, with product MSLQATIYLVVGLTFALYIGIAFWARAGSTKEFYVAGGGVHPIMNGMATGADWMSAASFISMAGMIGYMGYGGALFLMGWTGGYVLLAMLLAPYLRKFGKFTVPDFFKARFYSDTATIVAVICLLVASTTYIIGQMTGVGVAFSRFLGVSNNVGVVVGMAIVFVYAVFGGMKGITYTQVAQYCVLILAYTIPAIFISFQLTGNPIPQLGLGSTFSGSDMHMLEKLDHIVNDLGFGKYTTALPGDRLNMFVYTVSLMIGTAGLPHVIIRFFTVPKVKDARSSAGWALVFIAILYTTAPAVAAMARLNLHATINTAVKSGGDVFAEEASVQYDSRPEWFKRWEVTGLLTYEDKNADGRIQYYNDKSKNAEFLAQAEAAGWQGNELSVNNDIMVLANPEIARLPNWVIALVAAGGLAAALSTAAGLLLAISSAVSHDLLKNMFMKDLTEKGELMAGRIAMAAAIVGAGYLGMNPPDFAAGTVAIAFGLAASSIFPALMMGIFSKTMNKQGAIAGMLAGLLATMFYVFAHTGIFYVKGTEFYALFGGKDFFFGISPNAFGAIGAVINFAVAFAVKNMTAPVPSHIAEMVESVRIPRGAGEATGGH
- the mtnA gene encoding S-methyl-5-thioribose-1-phosphate isomerase, whose protein sequence is MNTSFKLPGTVEWKNGELYFLDQTLLPLEIISEKQENAEQVWDSIKRLKVRGAPAIGIAGAYGLAVGMRNKLRLSADGFLKELARCAEYLNSSRPTAVNLSWALKRIVGRVSESGLDSAEAMYRLLVTEAELIHAEDRAICEGIGRHGAGLIKEEAGVLTHCNAGSLATSGIGTATAPMYTAHAEGRRFRVFSDETRPLLQGARLTSWELQRAGLDVTLICDNMAASVMAKGWINLVIVGTDRVTANGDVANKIGTLGVAVMAKHFGIPFYVACPSSTVDLATACGADIEIEERDAEEVTSFGERRTAPENIKVCNPAFDVTPNELITGIITEKGIIKAPYGETLVRLFGK
- a CDS encoding CBS domain-containing protein: MKIRDIMTTKVVTARPDETIKEVILRLRTNKISGLPVVNSSNKIVGVFSESDVMMALPDILNDADAIPLIDIKELTDNSVRMVMSEPRYTVSPDADVKEAARIMLEKYVHRLPVIENEELIGLVSLGDVLKALSR